A single Drosophila ananassae strain 14024-0371.13 chromosome 3L, ASM1763931v2, whole genome shotgun sequence DNA region contains:
- the LOC6495789 gene encoding NACHT domain- and WD repeat-containing protein 1 isoform X4, which yields MAAPIDESVLNALRGVTSAHTRLPKPLLIKIYVASLKHEFNQERRMLLELVGPELQTLYDDRQIELEFVDMHFGTGCLEVNQLERDPYMIHDYLHEIDICHAHTKSVFFMALVGDGIGRLPLPTHLDEDIFSAILADPQTTADLEALLVKWYEKDATEGKKQLKQDYRLLPADSWLNESQQMQNLLERVFQSMVQASAGHAAEFVQRIQELRRTQIEREVKQAMALSSEKILAVFRERAAQSSKKDVEAGERLRKIKDELTMNLSTDNHTTLVVPGSAACEAIDPDNEDHESYLSKFKNKVTDKLRLLIEAHITNDPDVIKGRKKTVQEIFHEHATHLRILREHTENAALLESRVPQQLRQNLMANFRNGSRHAPYFVCGSDGSGKSAIISQLYGQVSSWFGASTRVHRMIRFAKASPRSAYNLELLRVVCQQISIIFNIPEGYLPKDASFDPLYINTWFQNLLRRIEDMGNDVLFLFIDDLHLLNPLDCDIVTALSWLPTSLPWNVQIICSSTTPVEQLKFTPMQRDRFKSGEYQFDINRGDYSSRLKIPPQCIPGEVSFSLYVEQQFDQLERHYGRQAVGSLAAYITCSEYGLTETELLELHMPTDDPETLIETKAGHFSFATFKKIHREMDLLLLLHDKIMSGKVLIQWRHNYCATVAKRRYMDAQRTRSLHSELANLFFPQDEDESTLENESKCSETKSVISMREKDSLSAVSAASAGRKSSSTHHNDDTSTFYNPIAADVSYSMRHVEESWHHLMRSDDTTRFKQIAVCNFDFLLAAVQTVSISYLRCLIEHVRCYVLDRDIELIYYTIRKSSDVLTRDPMQLGSQLISWLRPIGEHDDDDNSLLSMTVRSATAWCDGYAVPLLVPLTGWLPVPLPSQIRTMTVTGTGVIRDVCLAPSKQHLILATNSGDVQQWHIMSNSLEHTFKGHTAAVTCLLVAPQPEQELLLTGSEDNSVLVWHVSLRERLGHINAHTAPITGVAAGVNNTLIISSSEDATIAITDLASGKLRHRITYHRGPVTGILVAGACDVLISGSHDRSICVWNLENFSLLNTMHMSSPVLRIDISWNSVFLLALCEDNALYVRTLATGKELHTLKGHKSKIRTISIGKDSQRCVVGCEDTRALIYDMHSGKLVRSMPPNPGPVTAVHAMDNDDFLVTVGGNKITFYSFRNEELYLNPYSRHPKRKRSLKRHAQAQRSPSTTLPPITCFDLSRDSQQMAIASGRSVHLMRINTPEYQCTLDGHTAGVSCLKFAPNGEFLATGSEDRLVLIWNMALGEISNTFKGHVAPVVKVVVLMDSLRVISTDRDSLLLVWMADSGNLLQTIQGPYKTLAVTNNMRFAASTNGDNTLKIWSLTQEDEKYSVSHSDEITCFEISADSAHIITGSRDMSLKVWQATGGKLSQVLVGHSDAVTCVAVSVTNKTQVLSGSKDTNLILWDLLTGEEVHTLAGHLGPVIGVKVSADGSTAVSGSDDKTLIVWETKRGLALTSLQMHVPFTHFDISLEVSRVLVQLVDSYNLPVICLHNTPAQYVKLPTYSGPSKDVEDLRPQGPKRQMKRLLKKEVSLDTYTWQKKYGHLTSSVMMAQVDERLKRRFSVSASMEEISKIAETKTGASQANLGPEQAALAQSQHFDQLEALWNKRSPPRRRHNAGLSRQTSLVEDRLESSDDDEYQDERADEFDDFFQWG from the exons ACTGCTTCCCGCGGATTCTTGGCTAAATGAATCGCAGCAAATGCAAAATTTATTGGAGCGAGTTTTTCAATCAATGGTCCAGGCCAGTGCAGGACACGCTGCGGAGTTTGTTCAAAGGATCCAGGAACTGCGACGCACTCAGATTGAAAGGGAAGTTAAGCAGGCCATGG CCCTGTCCAGTGAGAAAATCCTGGCAGTTTTTCGCGAAAGAGCTGCCCAGAGCAGCAAAAAGGATGTAGAGGCCGGCGAACGTTTGCGAAAAATCAAGGACGAGCTCACCATGAACCTATCCACTGATAATCACACGACTCTGGT AGTACCTGGCAGTGCTGCCTGCGAGGCAATTGATCCGGATAATGAGGACCACGAGTCGTATTTGAGCAAGTTCAAGAACAAAGTCACCGACAAACTGCGCCTCCTAATCGAGGCCCACATAACCAATGATCCCGACGTAATCAAGGGGAGGAAAAAGACTGTGCAG GAAATATTTCACGAGCATGCCACCCACCTGCGCATCCTGCGGGAACATACCGAAAATGCCGCGTTGCTGGAGTCGCGAGTGCCTCAACAGCTCCGCCAGAATCTAATGGCCAACTTCCGGAACGGCAGCCGGCATGCTCCGTACTTTGTTTGCGGATCGGACGGCAGTGGCAAGAGTGCCATCATCAGCCAGCTGTACGGGCAGGTTAGCAGCTGGTTTGGGGCATCCACACGCGTCCATCGGATGATCCGATTCGCCAAGGCCTCTCCGAGATCCGCCTACAATCTGGAACTCCTGCGAGTGGTGTGCCAGCAGATCTCCATTATTTTCAACATCCCGGAAGGATATCTGCCCAAGGATGCCTCCTTCGATCCGCTGTATATCAACACCTGGTTCCAGAACCTCTTGCGGCGCATCGAGGACATGGGCAACGACGTGCTCTTCCTGTTCATCGACGACCTGCATTTGCTCAACCCGCTGGACTGCGACATTGTGACAGCTCTCTCCTGGCTGCCCACGTCCCTGCCCTGGAACGTCCAGATCATTTGCAGCTCCACCACGCCCGTCGAGCAGCTCAAGTTCACGCCCATGCAGCGGGATCGCTTCAAGTCCGGGGAATACCAGTTCGACATTAATCGGGGCGACTACTCCAGCCGCCTCAAGATTCCTCCCCAATGCATTCCCGGAGAGGTGAGCTTCAGCCTGTACGTGGAGCAGCAGTTCGACCAGCTGGAACGGCACTACGGACGCCAGGCCGTGGGCAGTCTGGCGGCGTACATCACCTGCTCCGAGTATGGCCTCACCGAGACAGAGCTCCTGGAGCTGCACATGCCAACCGACGACCCGGAGACGCTCATCGAAACCAAGGCAGGGCACTTCAGCTTTGCAACTTTCAAGAAAATTCATCGGGAAATGG ACCTACTGCTCCTGCTACACGACAAGATCATGTCCGGCAAGGTGCTGATCCAGTGGCGCCACAACTACTGTGCCACAGTGGCCAAACGGCGCTACATGGATGCCCAAAGAACGCGCAGCCTGCACAGCGAACTGGCCAACTTGTTCTTCCCGCAGGACGAGGACGAAAGCACCCTGGAGAACGAGTCCAAGTGCAGTGAAACCAAGTCGGTGATCAGCATGAGGGAGAAAGACTCCCTGTCGGCCGTATCGGCGGCTTCGGCCGGTCGCAAGTCCTCATCCACGCACCACAATGACGACACCTCCACCTTCTACAATCCCATTGCCGCGGACGTCAGCTACAGCATGCGGCATGTGGAGGAGAGCTGGCATCACCTGATGCGATCCGATGACACCACCCGGTTCAAGCAGATCGCTGTCTGCAATTTTGACTTCCTGCTGGCGGCG GTCCAAACCGTATCCATTAGCTACTTACGCTGTTTGATCGAACACGTCCGCTGCTATGTCCTGGACAGGGACATCGAGCTGATCTACTACACGATCAGGAAGTCGAGTGATGTCCTCACCCGAGACCCCATGCAACTGGGCTCCCAGCTGATATCCTGGCTGCGTCCGATCGGCGAgcacgacgacgacgacaacTCCCTGCTGAGCATGACGGTCCGCTCGGCCACCGCCTGGTGTGATGGGTATGCGGTACCGTTACTCGTCCCGCTCACCGGCTGGCTGCCCGTGCCGCTGCCCTCACAGATCCGCACCATGACCGTCACCGGGACGGGAGTCATTCGAGACGTATGCCTGGCCCCCTCGAAGCAGCATCTCATCCTGGCCACCAACTCCGGCGACGTGCAACAGTGGCACATTATGAGCAATTCGCTGGAGCACACGTTCAAGG GACATACTGCGGCAGTCACGTGCCTTCTGGTGGCGCCGCAACCGGAGCAGGAGTTGCTGCTGACCGGCTCCGAGGATAACAGCGTACTCGTGTGGCACGTCTCACTCCGCGAGCGTCTGGGGCACATTAA CGCCCACACAGCTCCCATTACCGGCGTGGCAGCTGGCGTCAATAACACACTCATCATAAGCAGCAGCGAGGATGCAACAATTGCCATTACGGACCTGGCCAGTGGAAAATTG agACATCGCATAACCTACCATCGAGGTCCTGTGACTGGCATCCTGGTGGCCGGAGCCTGTGATGTCCTCATCTCGGGCAGTCACGACAGGAGCATTTGTGTCTGGAACCTGGAGAACTTCAGCCTACTGAATACCATGCACATGTCGAGTCCAGTGCTTCGCATTGACATTTCCTGGAATTCG GTCTTCCTTTTGGCATTGTGCGAGGATAATGCCCTTTATGTTCGCacactggcaactggcaaggAGCTGCACACTCTGAAAGGACACAAGTCAAAG ATTCGAACCATTTCGATTGGCAAGGATAGTCAGCGGTGTGTGGTGGGCTGCGAGGATACCCGGGCCCTTATCTACGACATGCACTCCGGGAAACTGGTGCGATCGATGCCGCCTAATCCCGGACCCGTGACCGCCGTCCACGCCATGGACAATGATGACTTCCTGGTCACGGTGGGTGGCAACAAGATTACCTTCTACTCGTTCCGCAACGAGGAGCTCTACTTGAATCCCTACTCGCGGCATCCGAAGAGGAAGCGCAGCCTGAAGAGGCACGCCCAGGCACAGAGGTCGCCCTCGACGACCCTGCCGCCCATTACCTGCTTCGACTTGTCCAGGGACTCCCAGCAAATGGCCATCGCCTCCGGACGGAGTGTCCACCTGATGCGCATCAATACGCCGGAGTACCAATGCACCCTAGATGGCCACACGGCCGGCGTGTCCTGCCTGAAGTTCGCTCCCAACGGGGAGTTCCTGGCCACCGGCTCCGAGGACCGCTTGGTGCTCATCTGGAACATGGCCTTGGGCGAGATCAGCAATACGTTCAAAGGACATGTCGCTCCGGTGGTGAAGGTGGTGGTCCTGATGGATTCCCTGCGAGTCATCTCCACGGATCGTGACTCGCTGCTGCTGGTTTGGATGGCCGATTCCGGCAACCTGCTGCAGACCATCCAAGGACCCTACAAAACCCTGGCCGTCACCAACAACATGCGCTTTGCCGCCTCCACCAACGGGGACAACACCCTCAAGATCTGGTCCCTCACCCAGGAGGACGAGAAGTACTCCGTCTCGCACTCGGACGAGATCACCTGCTTCGAGATCAGTGCGGATAGTGCCCACATCATCACAGGATCCAGGGATATGTCTCTAAAGGTGTGGCAGGCAACGGGCGGCAAGCTCAGCCAGGTCCTGGTGGGCCACAGCGATGCGGTGACCTGCGTGGCCGTCTCGGTGACCAACAAGACCCAGGTCCTGTCTGGCTCCAAGGACACGAATCTCATACTCTGGGATCTGCTGACCGGCGAAGAGGTTCACACACTAGCCGGGCATTTGGGTCCGGTTATTGGCGTCAAGGTGTCAGCGGATG GATCTACGGCCGTCTCGGGCAGCGATGACAAGACCCTGATTGTTTGGGAAACAAAGCGCGGTCTGGCCCTGACCTCCCTGCAAATGCATGTGCCCTTCACCCATTTCGACATAAGCCTGGAGGTATCTCGGGTCCTGGTCCAGCTGGTGGACAGCTACAATCTTCCCGTGATCTGCTTGCACAACACTCCGGCGCAATATGTTAAGCTGCCGACGTATTCGGGTCCCAGCAAGGATGTGGAGG ATCTACGTCCTCAAGGACCCAAAAGGCAAATGAAGAGACTGCTGAAGAAGGAGGTCTCCCTGGACACGTACACCTGGCAGAAGAAGTACGGCCACCTGACCTCCTCCGTGATGATGGCCCAGGTGGATGAGCGACTGAAGCGACGATTCAGTGTCTCGGCCAGCATGGAGGAGATCTCGAAGATAGCCGAGACCAAGACGGGAGCCTCGCAGGCCAACCTGGGTCCGGAGCAGGCGGCCCTGGCCCAATCCCAGCACTTCGACCAGCTGGAGGCGCTCTGGAACAAGAGATCTCCGCCGCGACGACGTCACAATGCG GGTCTTTCGCGGCAAACCTCGCTGGTGGAGGACCGACTCGAGTCCTCGGACGACGACGAGTACCAGGACGAGCGCGCAG ACGAATTCGACGATTTCTTTCAGTGGGGCTAA
- the LOC6495789 gene encoding NACHT domain- and WD repeat-containing protein 1 isoform X6 produces MAAPIDESVLNALRGVTSAHTRLPKPLLIKIYVASLKHEFNQERRMLLELVGPELQTLYDDRQIELEFVDMHFGTGCLEVNQLERDPYMIHDYLHEIDICHAHTKSVFFMALVGDGIGRLPLPTHLDEDIFSAILADPQTTADLEALLVKWYEKDATEGKKQLKQDYRLLPADSWLNESQQMQNLLERVFQSMVQASAGHAAEFVQRIQELRRTQIEREVKQAMALSSEKILAVFRERAAQSSKKDVEAGERLRKIKDELTMNLSTDNHTTLVVPGSAACEAIDPDNEDHESYLSKFKNKVTDKLRLLIEAHITNDPDVIKGRKKTVQEIFHEHATHLRILREHTENAALLESRVPQQLRQNLMANFRNGSRHAPYFVCGSDGSGKSAIISQLYGQVSSWFGASTRVHRMIRFAKASPRSAYNLELLRVVCQQISIIFNIPEGYLPKDASFDPLYINTWFQNLLRRIEDMGNDVLFLFIDDLHLLNPLDCDIVTALSWLPTSLPWNVQIICSSTTPVEQLKFTPMQRDRFKSGEYQFDINRGDYSSRLKIPPQCIPGEVSFSLYVEQQFDQLERHYGRQAVGSLAAYITCSEYGLTETELLELHMPTDDPETLIETKAGHFSFATFKKIHREMDLLLLLHDKIMSGKVLIQWRHNYCATVAKRRYMDAQRTRSLHSELANLFFPQDEDESTLENESKCSETKSVISMREKDSLSAVSAASAGRKSSSTHHNDDTSTFYNPIAADVSYSMRHVEESWHHLMRSDDTTRFKQIAVCNFDFLLAAVQTVSISYLRCLIEHVRCYVLDRDIELIYYTIRKSSDVLTRDPMQLGSQLISWLRPIGEHDDDDNSLLSMTVRSATAWCDGYAVPLLVPLTGWLPVPLPSQIRTMTVTGTGVIRDVCLAPSKQHLILATNSGDVQQWHIMSNSLEHTFKGHTAAVTCLLVAPQPEQELLLTGSEDNSVLVWHVSLRERLGHINAHTAPITGVAAGVNNTLIISSSEDATIAITDLASGKLRHRITYHRGPVTGILVAGACDVLISGSHDRSICVWNLENFSLLNTMHMSSPVLRIDISWNSVFLLALCEDNALYVRTLATGKELHTLKGHKSKIRTISIGKDSQRCVVGCEDTRALIYDMHSGKLVRSMPPNPGPVTAVHAMDNDDFLVTVGGNKITFYSFRNEELYLNPYSRHPKRKRSLKRHAQAQRSPSTTLPPITCFDLSRDSQQMAIASGRSVHLMRINTPEYQCTLDGHTAGVSCLKFAPNGEFLATGSEDRLVLIWNMALGEISNTFKGHVAPVVKVVVLMDSLRVISTDRDSLLLVWMADSGNLLQTIQGPYKTLAVTNNMRFAASTNGDNTLKIWSLTQEDEKYSVSHSDEITCFEISADSAHIITGSRDMSLKVWQATGGKLSQVLVGHSDAVTCVAVSVTNKTQVLSGSKDTNLILWDLLTGEEVHTLAGHLGPVIGVKVSADGSTAVSGSDDKTLIVWETKRGLALTSLQMHVPFTHFDISLEVSRVLVQLVDSYNLPVICLHNTPAQYVKLPTYSGPSKDVEDLRPQGPKRQMKRLLKKEVSLDTYTWQKKYGHLTSSVMMAQVDERLKRRFSVSASMEEISKIAETKTGASQANLGPEQAALAQSQHFDQLEALWNKRSPPRRRHNAIISLQEEEDTTKDKP; encoded by the exons ACTGCTTCCCGCGGATTCTTGGCTAAATGAATCGCAGCAAATGCAAAATTTATTGGAGCGAGTTTTTCAATCAATGGTCCAGGCCAGTGCAGGACACGCTGCGGAGTTTGTTCAAAGGATCCAGGAACTGCGACGCACTCAGATTGAAAGGGAAGTTAAGCAGGCCATGG CCCTGTCCAGTGAGAAAATCCTGGCAGTTTTTCGCGAAAGAGCTGCCCAGAGCAGCAAAAAGGATGTAGAGGCCGGCGAACGTTTGCGAAAAATCAAGGACGAGCTCACCATGAACCTATCCACTGATAATCACACGACTCTGGT AGTACCTGGCAGTGCTGCCTGCGAGGCAATTGATCCGGATAATGAGGACCACGAGTCGTATTTGAGCAAGTTCAAGAACAAAGTCACCGACAAACTGCGCCTCCTAATCGAGGCCCACATAACCAATGATCCCGACGTAATCAAGGGGAGGAAAAAGACTGTGCAG GAAATATTTCACGAGCATGCCACCCACCTGCGCATCCTGCGGGAACATACCGAAAATGCCGCGTTGCTGGAGTCGCGAGTGCCTCAACAGCTCCGCCAGAATCTAATGGCCAACTTCCGGAACGGCAGCCGGCATGCTCCGTACTTTGTTTGCGGATCGGACGGCAGTGGCAAGAGTGCCATCATCAGCCAGCTGTACGGGCAGGTTAGCAGCTGGTTTGGGGCATCCACACGCGTCCATCGGATGATCCGATTCGCCAAGGCCTCTCCGAGATCCGCCTACAATCTGGAACTCCTGCGAGTGGTGTGCCAGCAGATCTCCATTATTTTCAACATCCCGGAAGGATATCTGCCCAAGGATGCCTCCTTCGATCCGCTGTATATCAACACCTGGTTCCAGAACCTCTTGCGGCGCATCGAGGACATGGGCAACGACGTGCTCTTCCTGTTCATCGACGACCTGCATTTGCTCAACCCGCTGGACTGCGACATTGTGACAGCTCTCTCCTGGCTGCCCACGTCCCTGCCCTGGAACGTCCAGATCATTTGCAGCTCCACCACGCCCGTCGAGCAGCTCAAGTTCACGCCCATGCAGCGGGATCGCTTCAAGTCCGGGGAATACCAGTTCGACATTAATCGGGGCGACTACTCCAGCCGCCTCAAGATTCCTCCCCAATGCATTCCCGGAGAGGTGAGCTTCAGCCTGTACGTGGAGCAGCAGTTCGACCAGCTGGAACGGCACTACGGACGCCAGGCCGTGGGCAGTCTGGCGGCGTACATCACCTGCTCCGAGTATGGCCTCACCGAGACAGAGCTCCTGGAGCTGCACATGCCAACCGACGACCCGGAGACGCTCATCGAAACCAAGGCAGGGCACTTCAGCTTTGCAACTTTCAAGAAAATTCATCGGGAAATGG ACCTACTGCTCCTGCTACACGACAAGATCATGTCCGGCAAGGTGCTGATCCAGTGGCGCCACAACTACTGTGCCACAGTGGCCAAACGGCGCTACATGGATGCCCAAAGAACGCGCAGCCTGCACAGCGAACTGGCCAACTTGTTCTTCCCGCAGGACGAGGACGAAAGCACCCTGGAGAACGAGTCCAAGTGCAGTGAAACCAAGTCGGTGATCAGCATGAGGGAGAAAGACTCCCTGTCGGCCGTATCGGCGGCTTCGGCCGGTCGCAAGTCCTCATCCACGCACCACAATGACGACACCTCCACCTTCTACAATCCCATTGCCGCGGACGTCAGCTACAGCATGCGGCATGTGGAGGAGAGCTGGCATCACCTGATGCGATCCGATGACACCACCCGGTTCAAGCAGATCGCTGTCTGCAATTTTGACTTCCTGCTGGCGGCG GTCCAAACCGTATCCATTAGCTACTTACGCTGTTTGATCGAACACGTCCGCTGCTATGTCCTGGACAGGGACATCGAGCTGATCTACTACACGATCAGGAAGTCGAGTGATGTCCTCACCCGAGACCCCATGCAACTGGGCTCCCAGCTGATATCCTGGCTGCGTCCGATCGGCGAgcacgacgacgacgacaacTCCCTGCTGAGCATGACGGTCCGCTCGGCCACCGCCTGGTGTGATGGGTATGCGGTACCGTTACTCGTCCCGCTCACCGGCTGGCTGCCCGTGCCGCTGCCCTCACAGATCCGCACCATGACCGTCACCGGGACGGGAGTCATTCGAGACGTATGCCTGGCCCCCTCGAAGCAGCATCTCATCCTGGCCACCAACTCCGGCGACGTGCAACAGTGGCACATTATGAGCAATTCGCTGGAGCACACGTTCAAGG GACATACTGCGGCAGTCACGTGCCTTCTGGTGGCGCCGCAACCGGAGCAGGAGTTGCTGCTGACCGGCTCCGAGGATAACAGCGTACTCGTGTGGCACGTCTCACTCCGCGAGCGTCTGGGGCACATTAA CGCCCACACAGCTCCCATTACCGGCGTGGCAGCTGGCGTCAATAACACACTCATCATAAGCAGCAGCGAGGATGCAACAATTGCCATTACGGACCTGGCCAGTGGAAAATTG agACATCGCATAACCTACCATCGAGGTCCTGTGACTGGCATCCTGGTGGCCGGAGCCTGTGATGTCCTCATCTCGGGCAGTCACGACAGGAGCATTTGTGTCTGGAACCTGGAGAACTTCAGCCTACTGAATACCATGCACATGTCGAGTCCAGTGCTTCGCATTGACATTTCCTGGAATTCG GTCTTCCTTTTGGCATTGTGCGAGGATAATGCCCTTTATGTTCGCacactggcaactggcaaggAGCTGCACACTCTGAAAGGACACAAGTCAAAG ATTCGAACCATTTCGATTGGCAAGGATAGTCAGCGGTGTGTGGTGGGCTGCGAGGATACCCGGGCCCTTATCTACGACATGCACTCCGGGAAACTGGTGCGATCGATGCCGCCTAATCCCGGACCCGTGACCGCCGTCCACGCCATGGACAATGATGACTTCCTGGTCACGGTGGGTGGCAACAAGATTACCTTCTACTCGTTCCGCAACGAGGAGCTCTACTTGAATCCCTACTCGCGGCATCCGAAGAGGAAGCGCAGCCTGAAGAGGCACGCCCAGGCACAGAGGTCGCCCTCGACGACCCTGCCGCCCATTACCTGCTTCGACTTGTCCAGGGACTCCCAGCAAATGGCCATCGCCTCCGGACGGAGTGTCCACCTGATGCGCATCAATACGCCGGAGTACCAATGCACCCTAGATGGCCACACGGCCGGCGTGTCCTGCCTGAAGTTCGCTCCCAACGGGGAGTTCCTGGCCACCGGCTCCGAGGACCGCTTGGTGCTCATCTGGAACATGGCCTTGGGCGAGATCAGCAATACGTTCAAAGGACATGTCGCTCCGGTGGTGAAGGTGGTGGTCCTGATGGATTCCCTGCGAGTCATCTCCACGGATCGTGACTCGCTGCTGCTGGTTTGGATGGCCGATTCCGGCAACCTGCTGCAGACCATCCAAGGACCCTACAAAACCCTGGCCGTCACCAACAACATGCGCTTTGCCGCCTCCACCAACGGGGACAACACCCTCAAGATCTGGTCCCTCACCCAGGAGGACGAGAAGTACTCCGTCTCGCACTCGGACGAGATCACCTGCTTCGAGATCAGTGCGGATAGTGCCCACATCATCACAGGATCCAGGGATATGTCTCTAAAGGTGTGGCAGGCAACGGGCGGCAAGCTCAGCCAGGTCCTGGTGGGCCACAGCGATGCGGTGACCTGCGTGGCCGTCTCGGTGACCAACAAGACCCAGGTCCTGTCTGGCTCCAAGGACACGAATCTCATACTCTGGGATCTGCTGACCGGCGAAGAGGTTCACACACTAGCCGGGCATTTGGGTCCGGTTATTGGCGTCAAGGTGTCAGCGGATG GATCTACGGCCGTCTCGGGCAGCGATGACAAGACCCTGATTGTTTGGGAAACAAAGCGCGGTCTGGCCCTGACCTCCCTGCAAATGCATGTGCCCTTCACCCATTTCGACATAAGCCTGGAGGTATCTCGGGTCCTGGTCCAGCTGGTGGACAGCTACAATCTTCCCGTGATCTGCTTGCACAACACTCCGGCGCAATATGTTAAGCTGCCGACGTATTCGGGTCCCAGCAAGGATGTGGAGG ATCTACGTCCTCAAGGACCCAAAAGGCAAATGAAGAGACTGCTGAAGAAGGAGGTCTCCCTGGACACGTACACCTGGCAGAAGAAGTACGGCCACCTGACCTCCTCCGTGATGATGGCCCAGGTGGATGAGCGACTGAAGCGACGATTCAGTGTCTCGGCCAGCATGGAGGAGATCTCGAAGATAGCCGAGACCAAGACGGGAGCCTCGCAGGCCAACCTGGGTCCGGAGCAGGCGGCCCTGGCCCAATCCCAGCACTTCGACCAGCTGGAGGCGCTCTGGAACAAGAGATCTCCGCCGCGACGACGTCACAATGCG ATCATTTCGCttcaggaggaggaggatacCACAAAGGATAAGCCCTGA